In Gemmatimonadetes bacterium SCN 70-22, a single genomic region encodes these proteins:
- a CDS encoding GxxExxY protein, translated as MERKFWERTGPIIEAAMRVHSVLGPGLLESTYETCLAHELRKRGLAVRVQVPVPLVYDGIELEVAYRLDLLVDDEIIVEVKGVTQLHPVHEAQLLTYLRLSHRRVGLLLNFHSLHLRNGIKRMVNGWEHGARPLTIGVSSTDTTSAIRR; from the coding sequence ATGGAGAGAAAGTTTTGGGAGAGGACGGGGCCCATCATCGAGGCGGCGATGCGGGTGCACTCCGTTCTCGGGCCGGGGCTGCTCGAGTCGACGTATGAGACGTGTTTGGCGCACGAGCTGCGGAAGCGGGGGCTCGCGGTGCGGGTGCAGGTGCCGGTGCCGCTGGTCTATGACGGGATCGAGCTGGAGGTGGCGTATCGGCTCGACCTGCTCGTGGACGACGAGATCATCGTGGAGGTGAAGGGGGTCACGCAGCTCCACCCGGTGCACGAGGCGCAGCTGCTGACGTACCTCCGGCTCTCCCATCGGCGCGTGGGGCTGCTGCTCAACTTCCACAGCTTGCACCTGCGCAACGGGATAAAGCGAATGGTCAACGGCTGGGAGCATGGTGCCCGGCCGTTGACCATTGGTGTTTCCTCGACGGATACTACTTCCGCAATCCGTCGATGA
- a CDS encoding nuclease codes for MPIKTELWKVAASPSPLVESKLPSERLLEDMIVAQPSLLSEEWMLIGRQEDTGYGGRIDLLAIAPDGVLVLIELKRDRTPREVVAQALDYATWVERLQPEDIAAIYGRFAPGRRLTDDFQARFGQALDEASLNDSHLIVVVASALDASTERIVNYLSDREVPLNVLCFQVFAAGSEQFLSRTWLIEPAKTQVNASTSPEDSKEPWNGEYYCSFGRGAERSWEDAVDFSFICAGGGSWYSNTLKLLSPGDRVWVKVPATGFVGVARVTGYSTPASAFTRVVDGKDRPVFEVATRGNYHRQFMDDPEKCEYFVPVRWLQTVPLDGAIQEIGMFGNQNSVCKPTTPKWRKTVERLKEVFPGHATS; via the coding sequence ATGCCGATCAAGACTGAACTCTGGAAGGTTGCAGCTTCTCCGTCTCCGCTCGTCGAGTCGAAGTTGCCGAGCGAGAGGCTGCTGGAAGACATGATTGTCGCGCAGCCCAGCCTCCTGTCGGAGGAATGGATGCTCATCGGCCGGCAGGAAGACACCGGCTACGGCGGGCGCATCGACCTGCTGGCGATCGCGCCGGATGGCGTGCTGGTCCTGATCGAGCTCAAGCGCGATCGCACACCGCGCGAGGTCGTCGCGCAGGCGCTCGATTATGCCACGTGGGTCGAGCGCCTGCAGCCGGAGGACATCGCGGCGATTTATGGGCGATTCGCCCCGGGGCGTCGACTCACCGACGATTTCCAGGCTCGCTTCGGCCAAGCGCTCGACGAGGCCTCGCTGAATGACTCACACCTCATCGTCGTCGTGGCCTCCGCCCTCGACGCGAGCACCGAGCGGATCGTCAATTATCTCAGTGATCGCGAAGTGCCGCTCAACGTCTTGTGCTTCCAGGTGTTTGCGGCTGGGAGCGAGCAGTTTCTAAGCCGCACATGGCTCATCGAGCCAGCCAAGACACAGGTCAATGCGTCGACGTCGCCAGAGGATTCGAAGGAGCCGTGGAACGGCGAGTACTACTGTTCATTTGGCCGCGGGGCCGAGCGTTCGTGGGAGGATGCCGTCGACTTCAGCTTCATCTGCGCCGGGGGTGGAAGTTGGTACTCGAACACGCTGAAGCTCCTTTCGCCTGGCGACCGCGTATGGGTCAAGGTACCGGCAACGGGCTTTGTCGGCGTAGCGCGCGTGACCGGGTACTCCACGCCAGCGAGTGCATTCACGAGGGTCGTTGACGGCAAGGATCGGCCGGTGTTCGAGGTCGCGACGCGCGGCAACTATCATCGGCAGTTCATGGACGATCCCGAGAAGTGCGAATACTTCGTGCCGGTGCGCTGGCTCCAGACGGTGCCGCTCGATGGCGCGATCCAGGAGATCGGGATGTTCGGGAACCAGAACTCGGTCTGCAAACCGACGACGCCGAAGTGGCGGAAGACGGTGGAACGGTTGAAGGAGGTATTTCCTGGACACGCCACAAGCTGA
- a CDS encoding magnesium-translocating P-type ATPase has translation MANVDVAHSPLARLACLDAEAVLAELQTTRSGITDEEAESRRARFGANEVAHEKTPPWYVQLRRAFVSPFNLLVTTLAVVSGITGDMRAVVVIALMVTLSTILRFVQEYRSHSAAEALRALVCTNATVERAGDEYIAGNAPAVRRREIAMHELVPGDIVYLSAGDMIPADVRLLVAKDVFVSQAALTGEAVPVEKADRAEPSASAMAATDLPTICYMGSSVVSGTATAVVLATGSATMVGRLAKGLEGERAPTAFDVGVNKVSWLFIRFILVMVPIVFLLNVITKGNWLESLLFGLAIAVGLTPEMLPMIVTTNLAKGAVAMARHKTIVKRLHSIQNFGAMDVLCTDKTGTLTQDKIVLERHLNVVGEEDDWVLALAYLNSFYQTGLKNLLDVAILEHGDLHRELAIDKAYGKIDEIPFDFARRRMSVVVDHERRHHQLICKGAVEEVLSLCQQVHDEEKVVALDAERLEDARELVTELNADGFRVVAVAYRDFEPTHGPYAVRDECELVLAGFMGFLDPPKDSAAPALRALAQHGVAVKILTGDNDVVTRKTCHDVGLDAGAIVLGPDLAGLDEQALGTVADRGIVFAKLTPDDKVRIVRALRALGHTVGFMGDGINDAGALREADVGISVDSAVDIAKESADIILLEKSLMVLEEGVLEGRKTFGNTIKYIKMTASSNFGNVLSVLVASAFLPFLPMLPIQLLTVNLLYDLSQTSIPWDAMDPEYLTIPRKWRADDIGRFMAYIGPTSSVFDLLTFALMWFVFGANASAHQSLFQTGWFVESLATQTLIVHMIRTAKVPFVQSRAAWPVLALTSAIIATGVLIPYTPFGTRLGLQALPPIYFAWLALILLAYAGLVQLTKGWYIRRFGSWL, from the coding sequence ATGGCAAACGTCGACGTCGCCCACTCGCCCCTCGCTCGCCTTGCCTGCCTCGACGCCGAGGCGGTGCTCGCCGAGCTGCAGACCACGCGGTCGGGGATCACTGACGAAGAAGCGGAGTCGCGCCGTGCCCGGTTCGGCGCCAACGAGGTCGCCCACGAGAAGACGCCTCCGTGGTACGTCCAACTCCGCCGCGCCTTCGTCAGTCCGTTCAACCTGCTGGTGACGACGCTGGCCGTCGTCTCGGGGATCACCGGGGACATGCGGGCGGTCGTCGTCATCGCCCTGATGGTTACGCTGAGCACCATCCTCCGCTTCGTGCAGGAGTACCGGTCGCACTCGGCGGCCGAGGCGCTGCGCGCGTTGGTGTGCACGAATGCCACCGTCGAGCGCGCGGGCGACGAATACATCGCGGGGAACGCGCCGGCGGTGCGCCGGCGCGAGATCGCCATGCACGAGCTGGTGCCGGGCGACATCGTGTACCTGTCGGCCGGCGACATGATCCCCGCCGACGTCCGCCTGCTCGTGGCCAAGGATGTCTTCGTCAGCCAGGCCGCGCTGACCGGTGAGGCGGTGCCGGTGGAGAAGGCCGATCGCGCGGAGCCATCGGCGAGTGCGATGGCCGCCACCGATCTCCCGACGATCTGCTACATGGGATCGAGCGTCGTCAGCGGCACAGCCACCGCCGTCGTCCTCGCCACGGGGAGCGCGACGATGGTGGGCCGCCTGGCGAAGGGGCTGGAAGGGGAGCGCGCCCCGACGGCATTCGACGTGGGCGTCAACAAGGTGAGCTGGCTCTTCATCCGGTTCATCCTGGTGATGGTCCCGATCGTATTCCTCCTGAACGTGATCACGAAGGGGAACTGGCTCGAGTCGCTCCTCTTCGGCCTCGCCATCGCGGTCGGGCTCACCCCCGAGATGCTTCCGATGATCGTCACGACCAACCTCGCCAAGGGCGCCGTCGCGATGGCGCGGCACAAGACGATCGTGAAGCGCCTGCACTCCATCCAGAACTTCGGGGCGATGGACGTCCTCTGCACCGACAAGACGGGGACGCTCACGCAGGACAAGATCGTCCTCGAGCGTCACCTCAACGTGGTCGGCGAGGAGGACGACTGGGTACTGGCGCTCGCCTACCTCAACTCGTTCTACCAGACGGGGCTCAAGAACCTCCTCGACGTCGCGATCCTGGAGCACGGCGACCTGCATCGCGAGCTGGCGATCGACAAGGCATACGGGAAGATCGACGAGATCCCCTTCGACTTCGCGCGCCGGCGCATGTCGGTGGTGGTCGACCACGAGCGCCGGCACCACCAGCTGATCTGCAAGGGGGCGGTCGAGGAAGTGCTCTCGTTGTGCCAGCAGGTGCACGACGAGGAGAAGGTCGTCGCTCTCGACGCGGAGCGCCTGGAGGATGCGCGGGAGCTGGTGACGGAGCTGAACGCCGACGGCTTCCGCGTGGTGGCGGTCGCCTATCGCGACTTCGAGCCGACGCACGGCCCCTACGCGGTGCGCGACGAGTGCGAGCTGGTGCTGGCCGGCTTCATGGGCTTCCTCGACCCGCCGAAGGACTCGGCGGCGCCGGCGCTGCGGGCGCTGGCGCAGCACGGCGTCGCGGTGAAGATCCTGACCGGCGACAACGACGTGGTGACGCGGAAGACCTGCCACGACGTGGGGCTCGATGCCGGCGCCATCGTTCTCGGCCCCGACCTGGCCGGGCTCGACGAGCAGGCGTTAGGCACGGTGGCCGACCGCGGGATCGTCTTCGCCAAGCTCACGCCTGACGACAAGGTGCGTATCGTCCGGGCGCTGCGCGCGCTCGGGCACACCGTGGGCTTCATGGGCGACGGGATCAACGACGCCGGCGCCCTGCGCGAGGCCGACGTGGGGATCTCCGTCGACTCGGCGGTCGACATCGCCAAGGAGTCGGCCGACATCATCCTGCTCGAGAAGAGCCTGATGGTGCTCGAGGAGGGGGTGCTCGAGGGTCGCAAGACCTTCGGCAACACCATCAAGTACATCAAGATGACGGCGAGTTCGAACTTCGGGAACGTCCTCAGCGTGCTGGTGGCGAGCGCCTTCCTCCCGTTCCTGCCGATGCTCCCGATCCAGCTGCTGACGGTGAACCTGCTCTACGACCTGTCGCAGACGTCGATCCCGTGGGACGCGATGGATCCGGAGTACCTGACGATCCCCCGGAAATGGCGCGCCGACGACATCGGGCGGTTCATGGCGTACATCGGCCCCACGAGCTCCGTCTTCGACCTGCTCACCTTCGCGCTGATGTGGTTCGTCTTCGGGGCGAACGCCAGCGCGCACCAGTCACTCTTCCAGACGGGATGGTTCGTGGAGTCGCTCGCTACGCAGACGCTCATCGTCCACATGATCCGCACCGCCAAGGTCCCGTTCGTCCAGAGCCGTGCCGCGTGGCCGGTGCTGGCGCTCACGAGCGCGATCATCGCCACGGGGGTGCTGATCCCGTACACGCCGTTCGGGACCAGGCTTGGATTGCAGGCGCTCCCTCCGATCTACTTCGCGTGGCTGGCACTCATCCTGCTGGCCTATGCGGGGCTCGTGCAGCTGACGAAGGGGTGGTACATCCGGCGCTTCGGGAGCTGGCTGTGA
- a CDS encoding tryptophan 2,3-dioxygenase: protein MTGLHHRAGQEPESGTPGTTHPATGEQIVADEGAKLDFSRDMSYGDYLKLDTVLTAQHPLSPDHNEMLFIIQHQTSELWMKLMLHELSAAVSCITRDELGSAFKMLARVSKIMEQLVHAWDVLATMTPPEYSAIRPYLSNSSGFQSWQYRCIEFMLGNKNAAMLKPHAHRLDLLAHVEAAWRAPSLYDEALRLLARRGLPVPASHLERDWTQAYPASDEVEQAWLAVYRDPSRYWDLYQLGEELTDLEDAFRLWRFRHVTTVERIIGFKRGTGGTSGVGYLRKMLDVVLFPELWKLRTDL from the coding sequence ATGACCGGATTGCACCATCGCGCAGGCCAGGAGCCCGAGAGCGGCACGCCCGGGACGACCCATCCCGCCACCGGCGAGCAGATCGTCGCCGACGAGGGGGCCAAGCTCGACTTCAGCCGGGACATGAGCTACGGGGACTACCTCAAGCTCGACACCGTGCTCACCGCCCAGCATCCGTTGTCGCCCGACCACAACGAGATGCTGTTCATCATCCAGCACCAGACGAGCGAGCTGTGGATGAAGCTGATGCTGCACGAGCTGTCGGCGGCCGTCAGCTGCATCACGCGCGACGAGCTGGGGAGCGCGTTCAAGATGCTGGCGCGGGTGAGCAAGATCATGGAGCAGCTGGTGCACGCGTGGGACGTGCTGGCGACGATGACGCCGCCGGAGTACTCGGCGATCCGCCCCTATCTCTCGAACAGCAGCGGCTTCCAGAGCTGGCAGTACCGGTGCATCGAGTTCATGCTGGGGAACAAGAACGCCGCCATGCTCAAGCCGCATGCCCACCGTCTTGACCTCCTGGCCCACGTGGAGGCGGCGTGGCGGGCGCCCTCGCTGTACGACGAGGCGTTGCGGCTGCTGGCGCGCCGGGGGCTGCCGGTGCCGGCCAGCCACCTGGAGCGCGACTGGACGCAGGCGTACCCGGCGAGCGACGAGGTGGAGCAGGCGTGGCTGGCGGTGTACCGCGACCCGTCACGCTACTGGGACCTGTACCAGCTGGGGGAGGAGCTGACGGACCTGGAGGATGCATTCCGCCTATGGCGCTTCCGGCACGTGACGACGGTGGAGCGGATCATCGGCTTCAAGCGGGGGACGGGGGGGACGAGCGGGGTGGGGTACCTGCGGAAGATGCTGGATGTGGTGCTGTTTCCGGAGCTCTGGAAGCTGCGGACGGATCTGTAG
- a CDS encoding arsenical-resistance protein: MTTTSPTPAEQPLLQRLSTLDRFLPLWIFAAMGLGLLLGRLYPGLGAALDRVQLAGVSVPIAVGLLWMMYPVLAKVRYEAIGEHARDTRLLGTSLVLNWVVGPLVMLALAWIFLPDLPAYRNGLVLIGLARCIAMVLIWNALACGSGELAAVLVALNSVFQILTYSVLGWLFLTVVPGWFGAESAVLDVTMGQIAKSVGIFLGIPLVAGYLTRKLLVARKGAAWYDGVFIRRIGPTALLGLLYTIVLMFAMQGHRILELPLDVLRIALPLLVYFVVMFGFAFWLSRRLGFDYQSTASLSFTAAGNNFELAIAVAVATFGIGSGEALAAVVGPLIEVPALIGLVYLSLWAGRRWFGFDPAAAAPRRSPPDLRAGRAVS, translated from the coding sequence ATGACCACCACTTCCCCCACCCCCGCCGAGCAGCCGCTCCTCCAGCGCCTCTCGACCCTCGACCGCTTCCTCCCCCTCTGGATCTTCGCCGCCATGGGGCTCGGCCTCCTCCTCGGCCGCCTCTACCCCGGCCTCGGCGCCGCCCTCGACCGCGTCCAGCTGGCCGGCGTCTCGGTCCCCATCGCCGTCGGACTCCTGTGGATGATGTACCCCGTCCTCGCCAAGGTCCGCTACGAAGCCATCGGCGAGCACGCCCGCGACACGCGCCTCCTCGGCACCTCGCTGGTGCTCAACTGGGTCGTCGGCCCGCTCGTCATGCTGGCCCTGGCGTGGATCTTCCTCCCCGACCTCCCCGCGTATCGCAACGGCCTCGTCCTCATCGGCCTCGCCCGCTGCATCGCCATGGTCCTCATCTGGAACGCCCTGGCCTGCGGCTCCGGCGAACTCGCCGCCGTCCTCGTCGCCCTCAACTCGGTCTTCCAGATCCTCACCTACTCGGTCCTCGGCTGGCTCTTCCTCACCGTCGTCCCGGGGTGGTTCGGCGCCGAGTCTGCGGTGCTCGACGTGACCATGGGCCAGATCGCCAAAAGCGTCGGGATCTTCCTCGGGATCCCGCTCGTCGCCGGCTACCTCACCCGCAAGCTCCTCGTCGCCCGCAAGGGGGCGGCATGGTATGACGGCGTCTTCATCCGCCGGATCGGCCCCACCGCGCTCCTCGGGCTCCTCTACACCATCGTCCTGATGTTCGCCATGCAGGGGCACCGCATCCTCGAGCTCCCCCTCGACGTGCTGCGCATCGCGCTCCCCCTCCTGGTCTACTTCGTCGTGATGTTCGGCTTCGCCTTCTGGCTCTCGCGCCGCCTCGGCTTCGACTACCAGAGCACCGCCTCGCTCTCCTTCACCGCCGCCGGCAACAACTTCGAGCTGGCCATCGCCGTCGCCGTCGCCACCTTCGGCATCGGCTCGGGCGAAGCGCTCGCCGCCGTCGTCGGCCCCCTCATCGAGGTCCCGGCCCTCATCGGGCTCGTCTACCTCTCGCTCTGGGCGGGGCGGCGATGGTTCGGCTTCGACCCCGCCGCCGCCGCGCCCCGCCGTTCGCCCCCCGACCTGCGCGCCGGGAGAGCCGTCTCGTGA
- a CDS encoding kynureninase, translating into MLDRSDALALDARDPLAPLRALFTLPDGVIYLDGNSLGALPVATAGRVQGAIADEWGTGLIRSWNTAGWVTLPERIAAKIARLIGASAGEVLVGDSTSVNLYKVLASAMALVTSAGDARRRTIVSERSNFPTDLYIAQSLAAQHGFTLQLVEPDEIAAWLDDRLAILMLTHVNYRTGRMHDMPALTAAAHGCGALAIWDLAHSAGAVPVDLAGADADFAVGCGYKYLNGGPGAPAFLWAHPRQLQRMAREGVWQPLSGWFGHAAPFEFTPEYRPAAGVGRFACGTPPVLSLTALACGVETVLAAEPLGGMVALRAKSLQLTDHFMALVESRCAGHGLALVTPREDSRRGSQVSFARAEGAYAVMQALIARGVIGDFRAPDILRFGFTPLYTRFVDVWDAVEHLRQVLATGEWQEARFHQRGAVT; encoded by the coding sequence ATGCTCGACCGCTCCGACGCCCTCGCGCTCGACGCGCGCGACCCGCTGGCGCCGCTCCGGGCGCTCTTCACGCTCCCGGACGGGGTCATCTACCTGGACGGCAACTCGCTGGGCGCGCTTCCGGTCGCCACGGCGGGGCGGGTGCAGGGGGCGATCGCCGACGAGTGGGGGACGGGGCTGATCCGGAGCTGGAACACGGCGGGGTGGGTGACGCTGCCCGAGCGGATCGCGGCCAAGATTGCGCGGCTCATCGGCGCGAGCGCGGGGGAGGTGCTGGTGGGGGACTCGACGTCGGTGAACCTGTACAAGGTGCTGGCGAGCGCGATGGCGCTGGTGACGTCCGCTGGCGACGCGCGGCGGCGGACCATCGTGTCGGAGCGGAGCAACTTCCCGACCGACCTGTACATCGCCCAAAGCCTGGCGGCGCAGCACGGCTTCACGTTGCAGCTGGTGGAGCCGGACGAGATCGCGGCGTGGCTCGACGACCGGCTGGCGATCCTGATGCTGACGCACGTGAACTACCGCACGGGGCGGATGCACGACATGCCGGCGCTGACCGCGGCGGCGCACGGGTGCGGGGCGCTCGCCATCTGGGACCTGGCCCACTCGGCGGGGGCGGTGCCGGTCGACCTGGCCGGCGCCGACGCTGACTTCGCGGTAGGGTGCGGCTACAAGTACCTCAACGGCGGGCCCGGGGCGCCGGCGTTCCTGTGGGCGCATCCGCGCCAGCTGCAACGGATGGCGCGTGAGGGGGTGTGGCAGCCGCTGTCGGGGTGGTTCGGGCACGCGGCGCCGTTCGAGTTCACGCCGGAGTATCGCCCCGCCGCTGGCGTCGGGCGCTTTGCCTGCGGGACGCCACCGGTGCTGAGCCTGACGGCGCTGGCGTGCGGGGTGGAGACGGTGCTGGCCGCCGAGCCGCTGGGGGGGATGGTGGCGCTACGGGCCAAGTCGCTGCAGCTGACGGATCACTTCATGGCGCTGGTGGAGTCGCGCTGCGCGGGGCACGGGCTGGCGCTGGTGACACCGCGCGAGGACTCGCGGCGCGGGAGCCAGGTGTCGTTCGCCCGCGCCGAGGGGGCCTATGCCGTCATGCAGGCGCTCATCGCGCGCGGGGTGATCGGCGACTTCCGCGCGCCGGACATCCTGCGCTTCGGCTTCACCCCGCTGTACACCCGCTTCGTCGATGTGTGGGACGCGGTGGAGCACCTGCGCCAGGTGCTGGCCACCGGTGAATGGCAGGAGGCGCGCTTCCACCAGAGGGGAGCAGTCACATGA
- a CDS encoding cell filamentation protein Fic, with translation MENQTSGRSSRAGVYVRQPAGYRAFVPAPLPPVPPVDLTGDLRTLLSDADRALGRLDGSVLTLPNPDLFVFMYVRKEAVLSSQIEGTQSSLQDLLAAEANLVGAGERPRDVDEVVNYVTAMNRGLKRLSELPVSVRLIREIHAQLMQGVRGGHLTSGELRSSQNWIGPMGAMLADATFVPPPPDMVPGAMGALETFLHRDDGLPALVKIGLAHAQFETIHPFLDGNGRVGRLLITFLLTEGGILHKPVLYLSHWFRRYRGEYYDRLQRVRDAGDWEGWLQFFLRGLAEVSAEATATARQILLMREAHRTAITEYLGRAAGNGHRVLEMLYNKPIVAVADVASLNGTSFAAANTLIARFEQLGILTEVTGFARNRRFRYEPYVRLFADG, from the coding sequence ATGGAGAACCAGACGAGCGGGCGATCGAGCCGGGCAGGGGTGTACGTCCGGCAGCCGGCGGGCTACCGGGCCTTCGTTCCGGCTCCACTTCCGCCGGTTCCGCCGGTCGATCTGACCGGGGATCTGCGGACACTCCTGTCGGACGCGGATCGAGCGCTTGGACGGCTGGATGGCTCCGTGCTCACCCTGCCCAATCCCGACCTGTTCGTCTTCATGTACGTTCGGAAGGAGGCAGTGCTTTCGAGCCAGATCGAAGGGACACAGAGTTCACTCCAGGACCTGCTGGCGGCGGAGGCGAACCTGGTGGGGGCGGGGGAGCGGCCCCGCGATGTCGACGAGGTCGTGAACTACGTGACAGCGATGAACAGAGGACTGAAGCGACTCTCGGAGCTTCCGGTGTCGGTGCGGCTGATCCGCGAAATTCACGCGCAACTGATGCAGGGGGTGCGAGGCGGGCACCTGACGTCAGGCGAGCTGCGTAGCTCCCAGAATTGGATCGGACCGATGGGAGCGATGCTGGCCGACGCCACGTTCGTCCCGCCGCCGCCGGACATGGTCCCCGGCGCCATGGGAGCCCTCGAGACCTTCCTCCATCGAGACGACGGGCTGCCGGCGCTGGTGAAGATCGGGCTCGCTCATGCGCAGTTCGAGACGATTCACCCGTTTCTCGATGGCAACGGACGCGTGGGACGACTGCTGATCACCTTCCTCCTGACGGAGGGTGGCATCCTGCACAAGCCGGTGCTCTACCTTTCGCACTGGTTTCGACGCTATCGCGGCGAATACTACGATCGCCTGCAGCGAGTGCGCGACGCAGGGGATTGGGAGGGCTGGCTGCAATTCTTCCTGCGCGGCTTGGCGGAGGTCAGCGCCGAGGCGACGGCGACGGCGCGGCAGATCCTGCTCATGCGCGAAGCACACCGGACGGCCATTACCGAGTACCTGGGTCGCGCCGCGGGCAATGGGCACCGTGTACTGGAGATGCTGTACAACAAGCCGATCGTTGCCGTGGCCGACGTCGCGTCGTTGAACGGCACCTCGTTCGCGGCGGCCAACACGCTCATTGCCAGGTTCGAGCAGCTCGGGATACTCACTGAGGTGACGGGCTTCGCGCGAAACAGGCGGTTCAGGTATGAGCCGTACGTGCGGTTGTTTGCAGACGGTTGA
- a CDS encoding isocitrate dehydrogenase (NADP(+)), translated as MTQPSTIIWTQIDEAPALATFSLLPIVQAFTAGSGVTVETRDISLAGRILANFPDFLTPEQRIPDHLAALGELATRPDANIIKLPNISASIPQLKEAIAELQAHGYAVPDYPESPATDAEKAIAARYAKVLGSAVNPVLREGNSDRRAPLSVKAFAKKNPHKLGPWSRDSRSHVAHMTDGDFYGSETSVTLPAATSARIEFVAADGAVNVLRKGIALEAGEIFDTAVMRASALRDFYARQIADAKASGLLLSLHLKATMMKVSDPVMFGHAVTVFFQDVFAKHAGTFKALGVNPRNGLGDVYAKIATLPEAQRKEIEGDIAATYATRPALAMVDSDKGITNLHVPNDVIIDASMPVVIRDSGRMWGPDGKLHDTKALVPDRSYAELYQAVFDDCREHGAYDPRTMGDVPNVGLMAQKAEEYGSHDKTFIATGNGVIRVVDENSGATLLQQAVEEGDIFRGCQTKDLPIRDWVKLAVRRARATGAPAVFWLDRNRAHDREVIAKVERYLKDHDTTGLDIRILSPVEAMKFSLQRIREGKDTISVTGNVLRDYLTDLFPILEIGTSAKMLSIVPLLAGGGLFETGAGGSAPKHVQQFQEEGYLRWDSLGEFSALGASLEHVALTTGNAKAGVLADTLDQAIGKFLDTNKSPARKVGQIDNRGSHFYLALYWAQALAAQDKDAELTARFTPVAKALADNEATINAELIAAQGKPVDMGGYYQPDVAKTSAAMRPSSTFNAIIDGLRK; from the coding sequence ATGACCCAGCCCTCCACCATCATCTGGACCCAAATCGACGAGGCGCCCGCCCTGGCGACCTTCTCGCTCCTCCCCATCGTCCAGGCCTTCACCGCCGGCTCCGGCGTCACGGTCGAGACCCGCGACATTTCGCTCGCCGGGCGCATCCTCGCCAACTTCCCCGACTTCCTCACCCCCGAGCAGCGCATCCCCGACCACCTCGCCGCCCTGGGCGAGCTGGCCACCAGGCCCGACGCCAACATCATCAAGCTCCCCAACATCTCGGCGTCGATCCCGCAGCTCAAGGAAGCCATCGCCGAGCTGCAGGCGCACGGCTACGCGGTCCCCGACTATCCCGAGTCGCCGGCCACCGACGCCGAGAAGGCCATCGCCGCGCGCTACGCCAAGGTCCTCGGCTCCGCCGTGAACCCCGTCCTCCGCGAGGGGAACTCCGACCGCCGCGCCCCGCTCTCGGTCAAGGCGTTCGCCAAGAAGAACCCGCACAAGCTCGGCCCCTGGTCCAGGGACTCCAGGTCGCACGTCGCCCACATGACCGACGGCGACTTCTACGGGAGCGAGACCTCCGTCACCCTCCCCGCGGCCACCAGCGCCCGCATCGAGTTCGTGGCAGCTGACGGCGCCGTGAACGTCCTCAGGAAGGGGATCGCGCTCGAGGCGGGCGAGATCTTCGACACCGCCGTGATGCGCGCCTCGGCGCTCCGCGACTTCTACGCCCGCCAGATCGCCGACGCCAAGGCCAGCGGCCTCCTCCTCTCGCTGCACCTCAAGGCGACGATGATGAAGGTCTCGGACCCCGTCATGTTCGGGCACGCGGTGACGGTCTTCTTCCAGGACGTCTTCGCGAAGCACGCCGGGACCTTCAAGGCGTTGGGCGTGAACCCGCGCAACGGGCTGGGCGACGTGTACGCGAAGATCGCCACCCTCCCCGAGGCGCAGCGCAAGGAGATCGAAGGCGACATCGCCGCCACCTATGCCACCCGCCCGGCGCTGGCGATGGTCGACTCCGACAAGGGGATCACCAACCTCCACGTCCCCAACGACGTCATCATCGACGCCTCCATGCCCGTCGTGATCCGCGACAGCGGCAGGATGTGGGGCCCCGACGGCAAGCTGCACGACACCAAGGCCCTCGTCCCCGACCGCTCCTACGCCGAGCTCTATCAGGCCGTCTTCGACGACTGCCGCGAGCACGGCGCCTACGACCCGCGCACCATGGGCGACGTCCCCAACGTGGGGCTCATGGCGCAGAAGGCCGAGGAGTACGGCTCGCACGACAAGACCTTCATCGCCACTGGGAACGGCGTGATCCGCGTGGTCGACGAGAACTCCGGCGCCACGTTGTTGCAGCAGGCGGTGGAGGAAGGCGACATCTTCCGCGGCTGCCAGACCAAGGACCTCCCCATCCGCGACTGGGTCAAGCTCGCCGTCCGCCGCGCCCGCGCCACCGGCGCCCCGGCCGTCTTCTGGCTCGACCGCAACCGCGCCCACGACCGTGAAGTGATCGCCAAGGTCGAGCGCTACCTGAAGGATCACGACACCACGGGGCTCGACATCCGCATCCTCTCCCCCGTGGAGGCGATGAAGTTCTCCCTCCAGCGCATCCGCGAGGGGAAGGACACCATCTCGGTGACCGGGAACGTCCTCCGCGACTACCTCACCGACCTCTTCCCCATCCTCGAGATCGGGACCTCGGCCAAGATGCTGTCGATCGTCCCGCTCCTCGCCGGCGGCGGCCTCTTCGAAACCGGCGCCGGCGGCTCGGCCCCCAAGCACGTGCAGCAGTTCCAGGAGGAGGGCTACCTGCGCTGGGACTCGCTGGGCGAGTTCTCCGCGTTAGGCGCCTCGCTGGAGCACGTGGCCCTCACCACGGGGAACGCGAAGGCCGGCGTCCTCGCCGACACCCTCGACCAGGCAATCGGGAAGTTCCTCGACACCAACAAGTCGCCGGCGCGCAAGGTGGGCCAGATCGACAACCGCGGCTCGCACTTCTACCTCGCCCTGTACTGGGCCCAGGCCCTCGCGGCTCAGGACAAGGACGCCGAGCTCACGGCACGCTTCACCCCGGTGGCCAAGGCACTCGCCGACAACGAGGCCACCATCAACGCCGAGCTGATCGCCGCGCAGGGGAAGCCCGTCGACATGGGAGGCTATTACCAGCCCGACGTCGCGAAGACGAGCGCCGCCATGCGCCCGAGCTCGACCTTCAACGCCATCATCGACGGATTGCGGAAGTAG